In Asanoa sp. WMMD1127, one genomic interval encodes:
- a CDS encoding GAF domain-containing sensor histidine kinase, which yields MLALVAVLILLTTQQLEQLWWVALLIVAGLPAVIAPRHAVLAPLGRFAEVIVVGIGASQVAEHTAGNTLGQGIGASALLPYLSVPLTVTALRRRSRESAALLGVATLALVVGGAISSTGGDPLIGNPFYLVVCAQWLILASLGTLAASTLQRIMQQRGEAGRPQPYAEATRLLTQLRSVARQLPGATLDPGGISEHLVEELRGVARADRAAVLSASGGGRLVVLAQAGVDRVDWETSLDADSAIAEAWASQQPYTASRSQARSHRRGDVSALVVPLVAGVRTVGLVIIEADVAGAYPPPVVQEVTALTGPAALRLEAALLFDEVRSLATNEERQRLAREIHDGVAQELVMVGYGIDNALATLPDDAKETAEELRTLRGEVTRVITELRLSLFELRSEVDRQGGLAAAISEYARTVGASGGLRVHVTLDESTARLPAATEAELLRIAQEAITNARKHAGATNLWVSCSIDPPYAQIEVSDDGQGIADQRPDGRYGLAIMAERAERIRGRLEISPRSPSGTTVAVVVGTSPRRDSVRDSVTASEGE from the coding sequence ATGCTCGCGCTCGTCGCCGTCCTGATCCTGCTCACCACGCAACAGCTGGAGCAGCTCTGGTGGGTGGCGCTGCTGATCGTGGCCGGGCTGCCGGCCGTGATCGCGCCCCGGCACGCGGTGCTGGCGCCGCTCGGGCGGTTCGCCGAGGTGATCGTGGTGGGCATCGGCGCCAGCCAGGTCGCCGAGCACACCGCCGGCAACACGCTGGGCCAGGGCATCGGGGCGTCGGCGCTGCTGCCCTACCTGTCGGTGCCGCTGACCGTCACCGCGCTGCGCCGGCGCTCCCGGGAGAGCGCGGCGCTGCTCGGCGTGGCCACGCTGGCGCTGGTCGTCGGCGGCGCGATCAGCTCGACCGGCGGCGACCCGCTCATCGGCAACCCGTTCTATCTCGTCGTCTGCGCGCAGTGGCTGATCCTGGCCTCGCTCGGCACCCTCGCCGCGTCGACCCTGCAGCGGATCATGCAGCAGCGGGGAGAGGCGGGACGACCCCAGCCGTACGCCGAGGCGACCCGGCTGTTGACCCAGCTGCGCAGCGTCGCCCGGCAGCTTCCGGGCGCCACCCTCGACCCCGGCGGCATCTCCGAACACCTCGTCGAGGAGCTGCGCGGGGTGGCCCGGGCCGACCGGGCGGCGGTGCTCTCCGCCAGCGGCGGCGGCCGGCTCGTGGTGCTCGCCCAGGCCGGTGTCGACCGGGTCGACTGGGAGACGAGCCTCGACGCCGACTCCGCGATCGCCGAGGCGTGGGCCAGCCAGCAGCCCTACACGGCCAGCCGGTCGCAGGCCCGCTCGCACCGGAGGGGTGACGTTTCGGCGCTGGTGGTGCCTTTGGTGGCGGGTGTGCGTACCGTCGGATTGGTGATCATCGAGGCCGACGTGGCCGGCGCCTATCCCCCGCCCGTGGTGCAGGAGGTGACCGCGCTGACCGGTCCCGCCGCGCTGCGGCTGGAGGCGGCGCTGCTCTTCGACGAGGTCCGGTCCCTGGCCACCAACGAGGAACGGCAGCGGCTCGCCCGGGAGATCCACGACGGGGTCGCGCAGGAGCTCGTCATGGTCGGCTACGGGATCGACAACGCGCTCGCGACGCTGCCCGACGACGCCAAGGAGACGGCCGAGGAGCTGCGTACGCTGCGCGGCGAGGTCACCCGGGTGATCACGGAGCTGCGGCTGTCGCTCTTCGAGCTGCGCTCGGAGGTCGACCGGCAGGGTGGCCTGGCCGCGGCGATCTCCGAGTACGCGCGGACGGTCGGCGCGTCCGGCGGGCTGCGGGTGCACGTCACGCTCGACGAGTCGACGGCCCGGCTCCCCGCCGCCACCGAGGCCGAGCTGCTCCGGATCGCCCAGGAGGCGATCACCAACGCCCGAAAACACGCCGGAGCGACTAACCTGTGGGTCTCGTGTTCCATCGATCCCCCGTACGCCCAGATCGAAGTGTCGGATGACGGTCAGGGCATCGCTGACCAGCGGCCGGACGGCCGCTACGGCCTTGCGATCATGGCGGAGAGAGCGGAACGTATCCGAGGCCGGTTGGAGATCAGTCCGCGGAGTCCGTCCGGCACGACCGTGGCGGTGGTAGTCGGCACGTCACCGCGGCGCGATAGCGTGCGCGACAGCGTCACCGCATCAGAAGGGGAGTAA
- a CDS encoding response regulator transcription factor encodes MTTSPSPTTRTKVLLVDDHDLIRKGLRHAFERDRQFEVVGEAATAAEGVRQAGALQPDVVIMDLRLPDGSGLEATRALRKSSATMGIVVLTMYAGDDQLFGALEAGASAFVPKTAPADEVVAAARHAASSPSAFTAADLAEAMKRRLAPSGPQLSPREGQVLRLLADGMSVAGIAKQLFVSESTAKTHISKLYEKLGAANRAQALMTALRLGLLEAPDAPKF; translated from the coding sequence ATGACGACCAGCCCATCGCCGACCACGCGCACCAAGGTCCTCCTGGTCGACGATCACGACCTGATCCGTAAGGGCCTGCGGCACGCGTTCGAGCGCGACCGCCAGTTCGAGGTCGTGGGCGAGGCCGCCACCGCAGCCGAGGGAGTGCGCCAGGCGGGCGCCCTCCAGCCCGACGTCGTGATCATGGACCTGCGGCTCCCCGACGGCAGCGGCCTCGAGGCCACCCGCGCCCTGCGCAAGTCGAGCGCGACGATGGGCATCGTGGTGCTGACCATGTACGCGGGCGACGACCAGCTCTTCGGCGCCCTCGAGGCGGGCGCGAGCGCGTTCGTCCCGAAGACCGCCCCGGCCGACGAGGTCGTGGCCGCCGCCCGCCACGCGGCGTCGTCCCCGTCCGCGTTCACGGCCGCCGACCTGGCCGAGGCGATGAAGCGCCGGCTCGCCCCCTCCGGCCCGCAGCTCTCGCCCCGCGAGGGCCAGGTGCTCCGCCTGCTGGCCGACGGCATGTCGGTCGCCGGGATCGCCAAGCAGCTCTTCGTCAGCGAGTCGACGGCCAAGACCCACATCTCGAAGCTCTACGAGAAGCTGGGCGCCGCCAACCGGGCCCAGGCCCTGATGACGGCCCTGCGGCTGGGTCTACTCGAAGCCCCCGACGCCCCCAAGTTCTAG
- a CDS encoding thioredoxin family protein, producing MQQQTLRDLGVDPGSRVTLLQFSSAFCAPCRATRRVLAGVAAMVDGVEHLEVDAESHLDAVRALDVTGTPTTLIVAGGEVVQRAGGVPTRAQVLAAVAKTLESA from the coding sequence GTGCAGCAGCAGACGTTGCGGGACCTCGGCGTCGATCCCGGAAGCCGCGTCACGCTTCTGCAGTTCTCGTCGGCCTTCTGCGCGCCCTGCCGCGCCACCCGGCGGGTGCTGGCCGGTGTCGCGGCCATGGTGGACGGCGTCGAACACCTCGAGGTCGACGCCGAGAGTCATCTCGACGCCGTGCGGGCGCTCGACGTCACGGGCACGCCGACCACGCTGATCGTCGCCGGCGGCGAGGTCGTGCAGCGCGCCGGCGGCGTGCCGACCAGGGCCCAGGTGCTCGCCGCCGTCGCGAAGACGCTGGAATCCGCCTAG
- a CDS encoding class I SAM-dependent methyltransferase: protein MTEPAFVSRTRSSYDTIAAAYAARFTTELAERPLHRALLGYFAELVGEGPVLDVGCGPGRTTGLLRSLGVAVAGVDLSPSFLAIARAENPGVVFTEGSMLSLSVAPGSLAGLLANYSLIHIPDETLPEVLAGFHRALRVGGHVWVAFQVGDEPRHRTEFDGHEIDLVFHRRQPEQVATLLAEAGFDVRVRVVRQPEPEEPTPHAVLVARKRPDSDLL from the coding sequence GTGACCGAGCCCGCGTTCGTCTCCCGCACCCGAAGCTCCTACGACACGATCGCGGCGGCCTACGCCGCCCGGTTCACCACGGAGCTCGCCGAACGCCCGCTGCACCGGGCGCTGCTCGGCTACTTCGCGGAACTGGTCGGCGAGGGCCCGGTGCTTGACGTCGGCTGCGGTCCGGGCCGCACGACGGGCCTGCTGCGTTCCCTCGGCGTCGCCGTCGCGGGCGTCGACCTCTCCCCGTCGTTCCTGGCCATCGCCCGCGCGGAGAACCCGGGGGTGGTCTTCACCGAGGGCTCGATGCTCTCGCTGTCCGTGGCGCCCGGCAGTCTTGCCGGCCTGCTGGCCAACTACTCCCTGATCCACATCCCGGACGAGACGCTCCCGGAGGTTCTGGCCGGCTTCCACCGGGCGCTGCGTGTCGGGGGTCATGTGTGGGTCGCGTTCCAGGTGGGCGACGAGCCGCGGCACCGGACGGAGTTCGACGGCCACGAGATCGACCTGGTCTTCCACCGCCGGCAGCCGGAGCAGGTCGCCACCCTCCTCGCGGAGGCCGGGTTCGACGTCCGCGTCCGCGTGGTCCGCCAGCCGGAACCGGAGGAACCGACCCCCCACGCGGTCCTGGTGGCGCGCAAGCGCCCCGACTCCGACCTCCTGTGA
- a CDS encoding glycosyltransferase family 4 protein, with protein MSRTLLVTNDFPPRPGGIQKFVHQLAVRQPAGSVVVYASTWKGADKFDADQPFEVVRESTGVLLPTPRVARRAAELARSHDCDTVWFGAAAPLGLLGEGLRRRAGVARVVALTHGHEIGWAALPGARALLRRIARGADVVTYLTDYQRTRLERALHGLTDLRRLAPGVDVDLFHPGVDGSAIRARHGLGDRPVVVCVSRLVTRKGQDALVRAMPAIRAAVPDAALLLVGGGPNHDRLRRLAVSLGVSDDVVITRGVPWEELPAHYAAGDVFAMPCRTRNRGLDVEGLGIVYLEASATGLPVVAGDSGGAPDAVREGETGYVVDGRDVTQIADRLTTLLADPDLAQRMGQAGRAWVERDWRWQTQATRMRALLTP; from the coding sequence GTGAGCCGCACCCTGCTCGTCACCAACGACTTCCCGCCCCGGCCGGGCGGCATCCAGAAGTTCGTGCACCAGTTGGCGGTGCGCCAGCCGGCCGGCTCGGTGGTGGTCTACGCGTCGACGTGGAAGGGCGCCGACAAGTTCGACGCCGACCAGCCGTTCGAGGTGGTCCGCGAGTCGACCGGGGTGCTGCTGCCGACGCCGCGGGTCGCCCGCCGCGCCGCCGAGCTGGCCCGGTCCCACGACTGCGACACGGTCTGGTTCGGCGCCGCCGCCCCGCTCGGCCTGCTCGGCGAGGGCCTGCGCCGGCGGGCCGGCGTCGCCCGGGTCGTGGCGCTCACCCACGGCCACGAGATCGGCTGGGCGGCCCTGCCCGGCGCCCGCGCGCTGCTGCGCCGCATCGCCCGCGGCGCCGACGTGGTCACCTACCTGACCGACTACCAGCGCACCCGGCTGGAGCGCGCCCTCCATGGCCTCACCGACCTGCGCCGGCTGGCCCCCGGCGTCGACGTCGACCTGTTCCACCCGGGCGTCGACGGCAGCGCGATCCGCGCGCGGCACGGCCTAGGCGACCGCCCGGTCGTCGTCTGCGTCTCGCGGCTGGTCACCCGCAAGGGCCAGGACGCGCTGGTCCGGGCCATGCCGGCGATCCGCGCCGCGGTCCCCGACGCCGCGCTGCTCCTGGTCGGCGGCGGCCCCAACCACGACCGCCTCCGCCGCCTGGCGGTCTCGCTGGGTGTGTCGGACGACGTGGTCATCACCCGCGGAGTGCCGTGGGAGGAGCTACCGGCCCACTACGCGGCCGGCGACGTCTTCGCGATGCCGTGCCGCACCCGCAACCGCGGCCTCGACGTCGAGGGCCTGGGCATCGTCTACCTCGAGGCCTCGGCCACCGGCCTCCCGGTCGTCGCGGGCGACTCGGGCGGCGCCCCGGACGCGGTCCGCGAGGGCGAGACAGGCTACGTCGTCGACGGCCGCGACGTCACCCAGATCGCCGACCGCCTCACCACCCTGCTGGCCGACCCGGACCTGGCCCAACGCATGGGCCAAGCAGGCCGAGCCTGGGTCGAACGCGACTGGCGCTGGCAAACCCAAGCCACCCGCATGCGCGCCCTGCTCACGCCCTGA
- a CDS encoding M48 family metallopeptidase, protein MTPRMWAVVAFGVLAVALAVTVVVLVPWHRAPAPRADQVAALRSLPADQVTAGKAFHSALRPAGYGSLLVGLAVALVLGLTPLGARLIEAVGRPFGGNWVAQAILGGIVIVLVADLLTLPFAAWRHTVVSRYGLSTQGWGGWTVDLLKGYAVSAVIGVVALLGFYAITHFAPRWWWAWGAAGAAALVVLLSFVLPVLVEPVFNRFTPMADGPLRTELTQLARTDGVPVRDVLVADASRRTRQVNAYVSGLGPTRRIVVYDTLLREAPPAEVVSVVAHELGHAKDRDVLTGTLVGALGAALAVVALFLLGGWTGLLRTAGVTSIAEPRAFALLVAVVTVVGLVSTPAQALVSRRTEARADAHALALTNDPVTFEAMQRRLSSVNLGDPDPPRWEYLFGASHPSTVERMAAARAYARGERP, encoded by the coding sequence ATGACGCCACGGATGTGGGCGGTGGTCGCCTTCGGCGTGCTCGCGGTCGCGCTCGCGGTCACGGTGGTCGTCCTGGTGCCCTGGCACCGGGCGCCCGCGCCCCGGGCCGACCAGGTCGCGGCGCTCCGCTCGCTGCCGGCTGACCAGGTCACCGCCGGCAAGGCGTTCCACTCCGCCCTGCGTCCCGCCGGCTACGGCAGCCTGCTGGTCGGGCTCGCGGTCGCGCTGGTGCTCGGCCTGACCCCACTCGGCGCGCGGTTGATCGAGGCGGTGGGTCGCCCGTTCGGGGGCAACTGGGTGGCCCAGGCCATCCTCGGCGGCATCGTGATCGTCCTCGTCGCCGACCTGCTGACCCTGCCGTTCGCGGCCTGGCGGCACACGGTGGTCAGCCGCTACGGCCTGTCCACCCAGGGCTGGGGCGGCTGGACGGTCGACCTGCTCAAGGGCTACGCGGTGTCCGCCGTCATCGGTGTCGTCGCGCTGCTGGGCTTCTACGCCATCACCCACTTCGCGCCCCGCTGGTGGTGGGCGTGGGGCGCGGCCGGCGCGGCCGCCCTGGTGGTACTGCTCTCGTTCGTGCTGCCCGTGCTGGTCGAGCCGGTGTTCAACCGCTTCACGCCGATGGCCGACGGCCCGCTGCGCACCGAGCTGACGCAGCTGGCCCGCACCGACGGCGTCCCCGTCCGCGACGTGCTCGTGGCCGACGCGTCCCGCCGCACCCGGCAGGTCAACGCCTACGTGTCCGGCCTCGGCCCGACCCGCCGCATCGTCGTCTACGACACGCTGCTGCGCGAGGCCCCGCCGGCCGAGGTGGTCAGCGTGGTCGCGCACGAGCTCGGCCACGCCAAGGACCGCGACGTCCTCACCGGCACCCTGGTCGGCGCGCTGGGCGCCGCGCTCGCCGTCGTCGCCCTGTTCCTGCTCGGCGGCTGGACGGGGCTGCTCCGCACGGCCGGCGTCACCTCGATCGCCGAGCCCCGGGCGTTCGCGCTGCTGGTCGCCGTGGTCACCGTGGTCGGACTGGTCTCGACGCCGGCCCAGGCCCTGGTCTCCCGCCGCACCGAGGCCCGCGCCGACGCGCACGCGCTGGCGCTGACCAACGACCCGGTCACGTTCGAGGCGATGCAGCGCCGGCTGTCGTCGGTCAACCTCGGCGACCCCGACCCGCCGCGCTGGGAATACCTCTTCGGCGCGTCCCATCCGTCCACCGTGGAGCGCATGGCCGCGGCCCGCGCCTATGCCCGCGGCGAAAGGCCCTGA
- a CDS encoding NYN domain-containing protein translates to MSEPEPRDGRLPEEAVTPSSAGPEPEVEPLLPEPVRQRVVALAASALPGLPFDEQPVPLRRVAKFAPNRRARLGGPAIAAQLAGDSLFRQRISARVIAEVGDLGAAVVDGICPAAADPVEVAALAYLARPVGWRELVEAAGEAVRAEADSAAIAGLVRDAEQRVARAEHDRAVARSEADKLRDELARVSAELGQLREELRVQGRQLREVQARERKATEMLATEKGRATRAAADHDAELRRVRARLAEAETAAGSARQSAKEARSVDDARLWLLLETIGQAAVGLRRELALEPTDRRPADYVAEAHGDQPGAASTARALDNDDPARLDQLLALPRAHLVVDGYNVTKRGYGDMSLEQQRKRLITGLGGIAAQTGDEVTVVFDGAERVHGLPPAPRGVRVLFSRKGETADELIRRLVRAEPSGRPVVVVSSDREVADGVRRHGAYPLGADALVRRLSRS, encoded by the coding sequence ATGTCCGAGCCCGAACCGCGCGACGGCCGCCTTCCCGAGGAAGCGGTCACGCCGTCGTCCGCCGGTCCGGAGCCGGAGGTCGAACCCCTCCTTCCCGAGCCCGTACGCCAGCGCGTGGTGGCCCTGGCCGCGTCCGCGCTGCCCGGCCTGCCCTTCGACGAGCAGCCCGTACCCCTGCGCCGGGTCGCGAAGTTCGCCCCCAACCGCCGCGCCCGCCTCGGCGGCCCCGCCATCGCCGCCCAGCTCGCCGGCGACTCGCTGTTCCGCCAGCGGATCTCCGCCCGGGTGATCGCCGAGGTCGGCGACCTGGGCGCCGCGGTGGTCGACGGCATCTGCCCCGCCGCCGCCGACCCGGTCGAGGTGGCCGCGCTGGCTTACCTGGCCCGGCCGGTCGGGTGGCGTGAGCTGGTCGAGGCGGCCGGCGAGGCCGTCCGGGCCGAGGCTGACAGCGCCGCCATCGCCGGCCTCGTCCGCGACGCCGAGCAGCGCGTCGCGCGGGCCGAGCACGATCGCGCGGTGGCCCGCAGCGAGGCCGACAAGCTCCGCGACGAGCTGGCCCGGGTCAGCGCCGAGCTCGGCCAGCTCCGCGAGGAGCTCCGGGTGCAGGGGCGGCAGCTGCGTGAGGTGCAGGCCCGCGAGCGCAAGGCGACCGAGATGCTGGCCACCGAGAAGGGTCGGGCCACCCGGGCCGCGGCCGATCATGACGCCGAGCTGCGACGGGTGCGGGCCCGGCTGGCCGAGGCGGAGACGGCGGCCGGCAGTGCCCGGCAGAGTGCCAAGGAGGCCCGCTCCGTCGACGACGCGCGGCTCTGGCTGCTGCTGGAGACGATCGGACAGGCCGCCGTGGGGTTGCGCCGCGAGCTGGCCCTGGAGCCCACCGACCGCCGCCCGGCCGACTATGTCGCCGAGGCGCACGGTGACCAGCCCGGCGCCGCCTCCACCGCGCGCGCCCTCGACAACGACGACCCGGCTCGCCTCGACCAGCTGCTCGCCCTGCCCCGCGCCCATCTGGTGGTCGACGGCTACAACGTCACCAAACGGGGGTACGGCGACATGTCCCTCGAACAGCAGCGCAAGCGGCTGATCACCGGGCTGGGCGGGATCGCGGCGCAGACCGGCGACGAGGTGACCGTGGTCTTCGACGGCGCCGAGCGGGTGCACGGGCTGCCGCCGGCGCCCCGCGGGGTCCGGGTGCTGTTCTCGCGCAAGGGCGAGACCGCCGACGAGCTGATCCGCCGCCTGGTGCGCGCCGAGCCGAGCGGCCGGCCGGTGGTCGTGGTCAGTTCAGACCGTGAGGTCGCCGACGGTGTACGCCGCCACGGCGCCTACCCACTTGGCGCAGATGCCCTGGTCAGGCGGCTGTCGCGGAGTTGA
- a CDS encoding DEDD exonuclease domain-containing protein, whose translation MVDQLFVQGTLDGLLAAGDATDLRDATFVVVDLETTGGAPDGGGITEIGAVKVRGGEELGVLATLVNPGQPIPPFITVLTGITQAMVLPAPPIEEVLPPFLEFVKGAVLVAHNAPYDVGFLKAACAKFGYAWPNPRVLDTAALARRVLIRDEVPNRKLGTLAAHFRTPNQPTHRALDDAKATVDVLHAMIGRLGSHNVTTVADAIEFAKAVTPTQRRKRHLAEGLPHAPGVYIFRAGDGRPLYVGTSVDIATRVRSYFTAAEKRARMSEMLAAAEKVEAVECAHGLEAEIRELRLIAAHAPPYNRRSKFPERVVWLKLTDEVYPRLSVVRALAADDTAYLGPFTSRRAADLAAAAVHDAIPLRQCTLRLSAKTKTPACALAELGKCAAPCEHRISREAYEESAAAPFRAATTGDPRRVVESLLARIAVLSDAQRYEDAAVVRGRLAAVLRAAVRMQRLFGLTTIAELVAARRGGDGGWELAIVRQGRLVAAGNSPPRVHPRATIEVLRATAETVLPGHGPVPSATAEETERILSWLEKPDTRLVEASTGWASPVRGAARYRELLRKAEALG comes from the coding sequence GTGGTGGATCAGCTCTTCGTCCAGGGCACGCTCGACGGCCTCCTGGCCGCCGGCGACGCGACCGACCTGCGCGACGCGACCTTCGTCGTGGTCGACCTGGAGACCACCGGCGGCGCGCCCGACGGTGGCGGGATCACCGAGATCGGGGCGGTCAAGGTCCGCGGCGGCGAGGAGCTAGGGGTGCTGGCCACCCTGGTCAACCCGGGCCAGCCGATCCCGCCGTTCATCACCGTGCTGACCGGCATCACGCAGGCCATGGTGCTGCCGGCCCCACCGATCGAGGAGGTGCTGCCGCCGTTCCTCGAGTTCGTCAAGGGCGCCGTGCTGGTCGCCCACAACGCGCCCTACGACGTCGGCTTCCTCAAGGCGGCGTGTGCCAAGTTCGGCTACGCGTGGCCCAACCCGCGGGTCCTCGACACCGCCGCCCTGGCCCGCCGGGTGCTGATCCGCGACGAGGTGCCCAACCGCAAGCTCGGCACGCTGGCCGCCCACTTCCGCACGCCCAACCAGCCCACCCACCGGGCGCTCGACGACGCCAAGGCCACGGTCGACGTGCTGCACGCCATGATCGGCCGGCTGGGCAGCCACAACGTGACCACGGTGGCCGACGCGATCGAGTTCGCCAAGGCGGTCACCCCGACCCAGCGGCGCAAACGGCACCTGGCCGAGGGGCTCCCGCACGCGCCGGGGGTCTACATCTTCCGCGCCGGCGACGGCCGCCCGCTCTACGTGGGCACCTCGGTCGACATCGCCACGCGGGTGCGCAGCTACTTCACGGCGGCCGAGAAGCGGGCCCGGATGTCCGAGATGCTGGCCGCCGCGGAAAAGGTCGAGGCGGTCGAGTGCGCCCACGGGCTGGAGGCCGAGATCCGCGAGCTGCGGCTGATCGCGGCGCACGCCCCGCCCTACAACCGGCGCTCGAAGTTCCCCGAGCGGGTGGTCTGGCTCAAGCTCACCGACGAGGTCTACCCGCGGCTGTCCGTGGTCCGGGCGCTGGCCGCCGACGACACCGCCTACCTCGGGCCGTTCACCTCGCGGCGGGCCGCCGACCTGGCCGCCGCCGCGGTGCACGACGCGATCCCGCTGCGGCAGTGCACGCTGCGCCTGTCGGCGAAGACCAAGACGCCCGCCTGCGCCCTGGCCGAGCTGGGCAAGTGCGCGGCGCCGTGCGAGCACAGGATCAGTCGGGAGGCCTACGAGGAGAGCGCGGCGGCGCCGTTCCGGGCGGCGACCACCGGCGATCCCCGGCGGGTGGTCGAGTCGCTGCTGGCCCGCATCGCGGTGCTCTCCGACGCGCAGCGCTACGAGGACGCGGCCGTGGTGCGCGGGCGGCTGGCCGCCGTCCTGCGGGCCGCCGTGCGGATGCAGCGGCTGTTCGGGCTGACCACGATCGCCGAGCTGGTCGCGGCCCGCCGGGGCGGCGACGGCGGGTGGGAGCTGGCGATCGTCCGACAGGGCCGGCTGGTCGCCGCCGGCAACTCGCCACCCAGGGTCCATCCACGCGCGACGATCGAGGTGCTCCGCGCGACCGCCGAGACCGTGCTGCCCGGGCACGGGCCGGTGCCGAGCGCGACCGCCGAGGAGACCGAGCGGATCCTGTCGTGGTTGGAGAAGCCCGACACCCGGTTGGTGGAGGCGTCCACCGGCTGGGCGTCGCCCGTCCGTGGAGCGGCCCGCTACCGCGAGTTGCTCCGAAAGGCGGAAGCCCTTGGTTAA
- a CDS encoding RelA/SpoT family protein, which yields MDVDAGHGAALGRVVPVQPSDLPISRRLRTFLSWPGSDDDPVTRLVRTHREVHAGDANVLRRAYGIAESMHRGQFRKSGEPFITHPLAVAQILAELGMDTTTLVAALLHDTVEDTRYTLQALHGDFGPEVAHLVDGVTKFDKAFYGKAAEAETIRKMLVAAGKDVRVLIIKLADRLHNMRTLDARSPSSRARIAKATLDVLVPLCDRLGIQLLKRELDDAVLYHLEPDGYATVDEHVQARTGWDEYVTEVALRAKQALRRHRVTALVSARPRHYYSIWKDTVEAGYAVPHDLPRIAVVVDGADTDCYAALGAIHGCWRPVPGRFKDFIASPKNNLYRSLHTTVIGPDDRSVEVLIRTEAMHQLAEYGIAAHFRYPKTPAAMAESRVEQLAWLRRVLDWEQATSDAAQFLESLRCDLAESQIQVFAEGRQIVLPSGSTPVDLAYELATERGDHCLAATINGRLAPLSSELSEGDVVEIFTEADSTESAAVPAGPRKEWLGFVKSPQAQMQINRWFADHDEPGISIPDKVRLGRATIGLALRRHDRGLASDLPLRQLADEMGYPDLETLLVAVFDRAITPESVVDRLVALVDRRE from the coding sequence GTGGATGTCGACGCCGGTCACGGCGCCGCGCTGGGTCGTGTGGTGCCCGTTCAGCCGAGCGACCTGCCCATCTCCCGCCGGCTACGGACGTTCCTGTCCTGGCCCGGGTCCGACGACGACCCGGTCACGCGGCTCGTCCGGACCCACCGCGAGGTGCACGCCGGCGACGCCAACGTGCTCCGCCGGGCCTACGGGATCGCCGAGAGCATGCACCGCGGCCAGTTCCGCAAGAGCGGCGAGCCGTTCATCACCCACCCGCTGGCCGTCGCGCAGATCCTGGCCGAGCTCGGCATGGACACGACCACGCTGGTGGCCGCGCTGCTGCACGACACGGTCGAGGACACCCGCTACACGCTGCAGGCCCTGCACGGCGACTTCGGGCCCGAGGTGGCCCACCTCGTCGACGGCGTGACCAAGTTCGACAAGGCGTTCTACGGCAAGGCGGCCGAGGCCGAGACGATCCGCAAGATGCTGGTCGCGGCCGGCAAGGACGTCCGCGTCCTGATCATCAAGCTGGCCGACCGGCTGCACAACATGCGCACGCTCGACGCCCGCTCCCCCTCCTCGCGGGCCCGGATCGCCAAGGCCACCCTCGACGTGCTGGTGCCGCTCTGCGACCGGCTCGGCATCCAGCTGCTCAAGCGGGAGCTCGACGACGCGGTGCTCTACCACCTCGAGCCCGACGGCTACGCCACGGTCGACGAGCACGTGCAGGCCCGCACCGGCTGGGACGAATACGTGACCGAGGTGGCCCTGCGGGCCAAGCAGGCGCTGCGCCGCCACCGCGTGACCGCGCTGGTCTCGGCCCGCCCGCGGCACTACTACTCGATCTGGAAGGACACGGTCGAGGCCGGCTACGCGGTGCCGCACGACCTGCCCCGCATCGCGGTGGTGGTCGACGGCGCCGACACCGACTGCTACGCCGCGCTCGGCGCGATCCACGGCTGTTGGCGGCCGGTCCCGGGCCGGTTCAAGGACTTCATCGCGTCACCGAAGAACAACCTCTACCGCTCGCTGCACACCACGGTGATCGGCCCCGACGACCGCTCGGTCGAGGTGCTGATCCGCACCGAGGCGATGCACCAGCTGGCCGAATACGGCATCGCCGCGCACTTCCGCTATCCCAAGACCCCGGCCGCCATGGCCGAGTCCCGCGTCGAGCAGCTCGCCTGGCTGCGCCGCGTACTCGACTGGGAGCAGGCCACCTCCGACGCCGCGCAGTTCCTCGAGTCGCTGCGCTGCGACCTCGCCGAGTCGCAGATCCAGGTCTTCGCCGAGGGCCGCCAGATCGTCCTGCCGTCCGGCTCGACCCCGGTCGACCTGGCCTACGAGCTGGCCACCGAACGCGGCGACCACTGCCTGGCCGCCACCATCAACGGCCGCCTCGCTCCCCTGTCGTCCGAGCTCAGCGAGGGCGACGTCGTCGAGATCTTCACCGAGGCCGACTCGACCGAGAGCGCCGCCGTCCCGGCCGGCCCCCGCAAGGAGTGGCTGGGCTTCGTCAAGTCGCCCCAGGCCCAGATGCAGATCAACCGCTGGTTCGCCGACCACGACGAGCCGGGCATCAGCATCCCCGACAAGGTCCGCCTGGGCCGCGCCACGATCGGCCTGGCCCTGCGCCGCCACGACCGCGGCCTGGCCAGCGACCTGCCGTTGCGTCAGCTGGCCGACGAGATGGGCTACCCCGACCTGGAGACGCTCCTGGTCGCCGTCTTCGACCGCGCGATCACCCCGGAGTCGGTGGTCGACCGCCTGGTCGCCCTCGTCGACCGCCGCGAATAG